Proteins encoded in a region of the Zea mays cultivar B73 chromosome 2, Zm-B73-REFERENCE-NAM-5.0, whole genome shotgun sequence genome:
- the LOC100274454 gene encoding ETHYLENE INSENSITIVE 3-like 5 protein: MENYCESIDYYQKPSHPPNKPTTMDEDKDDNNDTGKGKAVLGAGPYHHHHHATAADQQEPESQEEFFSDSESGSESIEIADLKKRMWKDQLLLMKLEGRSGRDREAQLPLHLHPFADDHPATASALLQQAKDHQESPESRYRRKAMLRAQDGVIRHMLKMMEACNARGFVYGVVNESGVPVSGSSDSLRGWWKDEVGFERAGPLALSVAAAAGLDDPGSPMAASFLHGLHDIQDSTLGSLLSALIQHCEPPQRSFPLDRGLAPPWWPTGREAWWGTQGEAQAHQGPPPYRKPHDLKKAWKISLLSAVIKHLSPRFDQMRKLVWQSKRLQHKMSARDADTWSKVITQEEALDRHAQRALQITPLEEEEDDDGGPDTDAGGDSPMAAAHVEKRKRKVGGPGHTGSSGVDVGKELLPLPDIDCVPYADRSSIEELMKLYYRCLQGTDDGEHEAKDAVAVRDGGQHNSSIAVAETTQPPPVAHDSMLQGLQRGGTTLPDGSAVHDDDMLSSLLGIADVVDMTDFPNSPIWQWGVYD, translated from the coding sequence ATGGAGAACTACTGCGAAAGCATCGACTACTATCAGAAGCCTTCCCATCCTCCCAACAAGCCAACGACCATGGACGAAGACAAGGACGACAACAATGACACGGGCAAGGGCAAGGCCGTCCTGGGCGCCGGTccttaccaccaccaccaccatgctACCGCCGCTGACCAGCAGGAACCCGAAAGCCAGGAGGAGTTCTTCAGCGACTCCGAGTCGGGCTCCGAGTCCATCGAGATCGCTGACCTCAAGAAGCGCATGTGGAAGGACCAGCTGCTGCTCATGAAGCTCGAGGGCCGCTCGGGCCGCGACCGCGAGGCCCAGCTCCCGCTCCATCTCCATCCCTTTGCTGACGACCACCCGGCGACGGCGTCTGCCCTGCTCCAGCAGGCCAAGGACCACCAGGAGTCGCCCGAGAGCCGGTACCGGCGCAAGGCGATGCTCCGGGCGCAGGACGGCGTCATCCGGCACATGCTGAAGATGATGGAGGCGTGCAACGCGCGCGGGTTCGTGTATGGCGTGGTGAACGAGTCCGGCGTGCCCGTGTCCGGCTCCTCCGACAGCCTCCGCGGCTGGTGGAAGGACGAGGTGGGGTTCGAGCGGGCGGGCCCGCTGGCGCTGTCcgtggccgccgccgccggcctggACGACCCCGGGAGCCCGATGGCGGCGTCCTTCCTGCACGGCCTCCACGACATCCAGGACAGCACGCTGGGGTCCCTGCTGTCGGCGCTCATCCAGCACTGCGAGCCCCCGCAGCGGAGCTTCCCGCTGGACCGCGGCCTGGCGCCGCCGTGGTGGCCCACGGGGCGGGAGGCCTGGTGGGGCACGCAGGGCGAGGCGCAGGCGCACCAGGGCCCGCCGCCGTACCGCAAGCCCCACGACCTCAAGAAGGCCTGGAAGATCTCGCTGCTCAGCGCCGTGATCAAGCACCTCAGCCCGCGCTTCGACCAGATGCGCAAGCTCGTCTGGCAGTCCAAGCGGCTGCAGCACAAGATGAGCGCCAGGGACGCCGACACCTGGTCCAAGGTCATCACCCAGGAGGAGGCGCTGGACCGCCACGCGCAGCGCGCGCTGCAGATCACACCGCTCGAGGAGGAAGAGGACGACGACGGTGGCCCCGACACCGACGCCGGTGGCGATTCTCCGATGGCGGCAGCGCACGTCGAGAAGCGCAAGCGCAAGGTCGGCGGCCCCGGGCACACGGGCAGTAGCGGCGTCGACGTCGGCAAGGAGTTGCTGCCGCTTCCGGACATAGATTGCGTGCCCTACGCCGACCGCAGCTCGATCGAGGAGCTCATGAAGCTCTATTACCGCTGCCTGCAGGGGACCGATGATGGCGAGCACGAGGCGAAAGACGCGGTGGCAGTCCGAGACGGAGGGCAGCATAATAGCAGTATCGCCGTCGCTGAGACCACACAGCCTCCGCCGGTGGCGCACGATAGCATGCTCCAAGGTTTACAGCGCGGCGGGACCACGCTGCCCGACGGGTCGGCGGTGCACGACGATGACATGCTCAGCAGTCTTCTGGGAATCGCTGATGTCGTGGACATGACTGACTTCCCAAACAGTCCGATTTGGCAGTGGGGGGTTTACGACTGA
- the LOC100274454 gene encoding ETHYLENE INSENSITIVE 3-like 5 protein isoform X1 — protein MENYCESIDYYQKPSHPPNKPTTMDEDKDDNNDTGKGKAVLGAGPYHHHHHATAADQQEPESQEEFFSDSESGSESIEIADLKKRMWKDQLLLMKLEGRSGRDREAQLPLHLHPFADDHPATASALLQQAKDHQESPESRYRRKAMLRAQDGVIRHMLKMMEACNARGFVYGVVNESGVPVSGSSDSLRGWWKDEVGFERAGPLALSVAAAAGLDDPGSPMAASFLHGLHDIQDSTLGSLLSALIQHCEPPQRSFPLDRGLAPPWWPTGREAWWGTQGEAQAHQGPPPYRKPHDLKKAWKISLLSAVIKHLSPRFDQMRKLVWQSKRLQHKMSARDADTWSKVITQEEALDRHAQRALQITPLEEEEDDDGGPDTDAGGDSPMAAAHVEKRKRKGTDDGEHEAKDAVAVRDGGQHNSSIAVAETTQPPPVAHDSMLQGLQRGGTTLPDGSAVHDDDMLSSLLGIADVVDMTDFPNSPIWQWGVYD, from the exons ATGGAGAACTACTGCGAAAGCATCGACTACTATCAGAAGCCTTCCCATCCTCCCAACAAGCCAACGACCATGGACGAAGACAAGGACGACAACAATGACACGGGCAAGGGCAAGGCCGTCCTGGGCGCCGGTccttaccaccaccaccaccatgctACCGCCGCTGACCAGCAGGAACCCGAAAGCCAGGAGGAGTTCTTCAGCGACTCCGAGTCGGGCTCCGAGTCCATCGAGATCGCTGACCTCAAGAAGCGCATGTGGAAGGACCAGCTGCTGCTCATGAAGCTCGAGGGCCGCTCGGGCCGCGACCGCGAGGCCCAGCTCCCGCTCCATCTCCATCCCTTTGCTGACGACCACCCGGCGACGGCGTCTGCCCTGCTCCAGCAGGCCAAGGACCACCAGGAGTCGCCCGAGAGCCGGTACCGGCGCAAGGCGATGCTCCGGGCGCAGGACGGCGTCATCCGGCACATGCTGAAGATGATGGAGGCGTGCAACGCGCGCGGGTTCGTGTATGGCGTGGTGAACGAGTCCGGCGTGCCCGTGTCCGGCTCCTCCGACAGCCTCCGCGGCTGGTGGAAGGACGAGGTGGGGTTCGAGCGGGCGGGCCCGCTGGCGCTGTCcgtggccgccgccgccggcctggACGACCCCGGGAGCCCGATGGCGGCGTCCTTCCTGCACGGCCTCCACGACATCCAGGACAGCACGCTGGGGTCCCTGCTGTCGGCGCTCATCCAGCACTGCGAGCCCCCGCAGCGGAGCTTCCCGCTGGACCGCGGCCTGGCGCCGCCGTGGTGGCCCACGGGGCGGGAGGCCTGGTGGGGCACGCAGGGCGAGGCGCAGGCGCACCAGGGCCCGCCGCCGTACCGCAAGCCCCACGACCTCAAGAAGGCCTGGAAGATCTCGCTGCTCAGCGCCGTGATCAAGCACCTCAGCCCGCGCTTCGACCAGATGCGCAAGCTCGTCTGGCAGTCCAAGCGGCTGCAGCACAAGATGAGCGCCAGGGACGCCGACACCTGGTCCAAGGTCATCACCCAGGAGGAGGCGCTGGACCGCCACGCGCAGCGCGCGCTGCAGATCACACCGCTCGAGGAGGAAGAGGACGACGACGGTGGCCCCGACACCGACGCCGGTGGCGATTCTCCGATGGCGGCAGCGCACGTCGAGAAGCGCAAGCGCAAG GGGACCGATGATGGCGAGCACGAGGCGAAAGACGCGGTGGCAGTCCGAGACGGAGGGCAGCATAATAGCAGTATCGCCGTCGCTGAGACCACACAGCCTCCGCCGGTGGCGCACGATAGCATGCTCCAAGGTTTACAGCGCGGCGGGACCACGCTGCCCGACGGGTCGGCGGTGCACGACGATGACATGCTCAGCAGTCTTCTGGGAATCGCTGATGTCGTGGACATGACTGACTTCCCAAACAGTCCGATTTGGCAGTGGGGGGTTTACGACTGA